From Pangasianodon hypophthalmus isolate fPanHyp1 chromosome 30, fPanHyp1.pri, whole genome shotgun sequence, a single genomic window includes:
- the LOC113535997 gene encoding trace amine-associated receptor 13c-like produces the protein MNLTDFNQSDHCEHFSCPERSVSPAVYILLYVCAAAVVLLTVCGNLIIIISVCHFKQLHTPTNILVLSLAVSDFLIGAFVMLPVLIWTVESCWIFGRGFCISLWLIGAFIMALSIYNVALISVDRYLALSNPFLYTNKISKRTMCIVVYCTWCVCLAYSVTFFYFNISSMNILLCPGECFLLLNEVWSVIDLVCSFIFPLSVIIILYARVFVIAKKHATAIRELNNHTRPKTQKITSHSMKSERKAAKVLGILVSVFLVCLLPYFIYSLLGDVIELQTETTHKLMVVAYLNSTINPFIYALFYPWFRRCIRLIITLRIFQTDSSLINVFS, from the coding sequence ATGAACCTGACGGACTTTAATCAGTCTGATCACTGTGAGCATTTCTCCTGTCCAGAGAGATCTGTATCTCCTGCAGTTTATAtcttactgtatgtatgtgcagCTGCTGTAGTTCTTctaacagtgtgtggaaatctgatcatcatcatctctgtttgtcacttcaagcagcttcacacaccGACCAACATACTcgtgctctctctggctgtgtcgGATTTCCTCATCGGTGCCTTCGTGATGCTTCCAGTGTTAATCTGGACAGTTGAGTCATGCTGGATTTTTGGGAGAGGTTTCTGCATCAGTCTTTGGTTAATTGGTGCTTTTATCATGGCCTTATCCATCTATAATGTCGCTTTGATCTCTGTGGATCGGTATTTGGCTCTCTCAAACCCGTTTCTCTACACAAACAAAATCTCTAAGAGGACTATGTGCATTGTGGTTTattgtacctggtgtgtgtgtcttgcatATAGCGTTACATtcttttatttcaatataaGCTCCATGAATATTTTACTATGTCCTGGAGAGTGTTTTCTCTTGCTGAATGAGGTTTGGTCTGTAATTGACCTTGTatgttcatttatatttccacTCTCTGTCATAATCATATTGTATGCTcgagtttttgtgattgctaagaaacatgccactgctatcagagagcttaataatcacacacggcctaaaacacagaaaatcacctcacactcgatgaaatctgagagaaaagcagctaaagtcCTCGGCATTttagtgtctgtgtttctggtgtgtttacttccatattttatttacagtttattaggtGATGTTATTGAACTACAGACAGAAACTACTCATAAACTCATGGTTGTGGCTTATCTTAATTCCAccattaatccatttatttatgctCTGTTTTACCCGTGGTTTAGGAGGTGCATAAGATTAATCATAACTCTGCGAATATTTCAAACAGActcttcattaataaatgttttttcatgA